The Pseudomonas sp. KU26590 genomic sequence GCCTGGGTGCGCAACACTTGCATCATCAACCGCGTGCCGTTCTGGAACTGGAGACGATTGGAGGTCGGATCGCAATCGCGGCAGGCGAGCAGGTCCTCGCCGGTTTCCTTGCGCCAGGCAATGGCAAAGTTCTGGTGCACATCGTGGAGGATCGGCCCGGACAACATGCATGAGATGTCCTGGCGCGGCGTAGAGCCGCGCGAGCCTAGATAGGGCGCAGGCTTGGTACCTTCTTCACGGTTCAGTGCCGAGTGTTGATCGGTGTCCCAATACTCGTCCAGCGAATTGTGACCCATGACAAAGCCGACCGCGCTGGGCAGTTCATAGTCGACCAGTACACTTTTCTGGTGGTGCGAGGCGCTGGCGCTCAGGACGAGTTGCATGCCCACGCTGATATTGGGATCGAGCGCTTCATACTTCACCCAGTGCTTAATCTCTAACCTTTCATTGGCGCTGAAGCCACGACTCACGAACACGGGGGATTTACCATTGACTCGCTCAGCCGCCTTGCCATCGGACACCGCGTATTCAGAGAACCATTCGCGGTCGTACTTGAACTGATCCTTGGTCGAGCTTTGCATGGCTCGAGAATTCAGTCGAAGCGAGCCCTTGCCCGGCAGGTTGCCTTCGCCTGCCATGCCTGCGGAGTTGAAGGGCATTTCCCAGCCCAGTATGCGCACCTTCACACCGTTGGCAGCCTTGATCCTGAGCAGTTCGCCAATGCATGGGTGGGATCCGTCGCGGATGAAGTACATGGAAGGCTGAAAGCCCCAGCAGATGATTTCGACGGATTTCTCGGCTTTTGCAATGGCCTCAAAGACAGCCCTGAATGCTTCTTCGCCGTTGACCAGCGGTCTATAGGTGGCCGGAATCGGGCTGAATTCACTGTTCTCGACGAACCAGCGCTGGACAATCCTGGCGCTGTTGGTGTGCGAGAGTGCGACAGGCACTGTTATGTTGGAGAGGCTGGGGAGTGGCGATTCCATGGGAGTTCCGTTCCTTATAGGTTCTGACACGCTGGCTGACCGGGATGGCAAGCTGGATGGCTGACAGTTGATTGCACAAGCCATGGCCGTTCTGCACGGTCAACAGTAACCGTGCCGGTTGCAAACCTGTTCCTGGCTGGGCTAGGTGTCCCCATTGTTCACGTTTCCGATTCTGACTCTGGATTGTTCAGCGAGGTGTACAGGGCCCGGAACTTACTCTCAGTTCCTGCCCGAGCGTTCGTTGAACCCGTTTGGTTGCTATGGCGATGAAATCCGCTGTTGGCGAATTCGGCATTGCTTTGCTCGCCTTGGTACTGCCCGCCGACCGGAATGTCGTAACTCACGCCATTGGCCAGTTCGAGCGTGTATCTGCTGGTTGTGGGGTGGTGATCAATGCCAATTGCCCCGGTTTTATCCATGACGCCTTTTTGGACGACTGATGCCCCGTCACGCACTGTGTAAGGCATACCAGCCCACGCACTGGAGCTTCCGGCGTTGGTTTGCCCAGCATAAAAGGTAAGCGCTTGGGTTACAGAGGACTCGGGCCAGGCAGGGTGGTCACGATTAAGCTGGGCTGGCCCGCTAAAAGTCTTCTTCGCCCCTTTGACATCAATCGTCCCCGGCGCGTGAATTTCGATGTTGCCGTCCTTGATGCGGATGTAACCGCCACCGCTGGTAAGCAATATGCCGTCTTGTGCGGCGATTTCTATTCCGGCAGCGGTCGAGGTAATTTTTACCCCTTGCTGCGCGGTCAGCTCCATCGCATCGCTCTGCGCCTGTAGCTCGATCTTGCCCTTGGCTGCAAACAGCTTCGCCCCGGCATTCTGCGCGAACAGGCTGATGCTCTGCGCGACGCTGGCCAGCAGGGATTTGCCGCTGGCGATGTTGACGTCTTCACCGGTGCTCAGGGTCAGGTGCTTGCCGCTGTGCAGGTGGGTGCTTTTCGGCGTGGCGGTGGCGATATCGGCAGGGGACGAGGCGATCAGCAGAGGTTGCTGGTAGCCCGGTGTCTTGCCGCGTCCACCGCTGCGGATCGCCCAGGCGGTGTCGCCGCCGTTGCGTTGCTGCTCGCCGGGGCCCTGGCTCGGGGCGCCGTCATCGCTGCCGTAGGTCACGTCGGCATCGCTGTTGAGCTGGGTCAGGCTGTCCAGGCCTTCCTGCATGGGCAGGGCGTTGTGCTGTTGGGCGGTGTCGGACAGAGTCTTGACGCGCTGTTCGCTGTTTTTCAGTTGCTGTTGCGCTTCGCTGGCATCGATCTGTGCGCCCTGGGCGCCGCTGCGTTTCCAGGTGCTGAGGTACAAACCCTGCTGGGCGCGCAGGGCGCCGTAAGCATCGGTGCGCAGTTCAAACCCGGTACCGCGCAGGCCGCCGCGGTTGTTGCCGCGCTGGTCGATCAGGTAACCGAGGTTGAGCTGGGTATGGCCGTGACTGCTGTGGATCTGGGTGCGAACCTGGCCAGTGGAATCGTCCATCACCCACTGGTTGAAACCACCGCCGCCAACTTCCTTGCTCTTGTAACCGGCCATCAAACCGCTGGAGTGCCAGGCTGGCTTGTGGCCGCCGTAGACCTGGCCCATCACCAGTGGCCGATCAATGTCGTTATCCAGGAAGGTGATGACCACCTCTTCACCGGCACGCGGCACGTGCACACTGCCCCAGTCCGGTCCGCTGCTCTGCTGCATCATGCGCAGCCAGCAGGAACCCAGTTCGCCGTCTTGAGACAAGCGGTCCCAGTGGAAGCGTACGCAAATCCGGTTCAGGGTGTCGGTAAACACTTCATGGCCGCTGGGTGTGACGACCACAGCGGTCTGTTGGCCGAGGCTTTTAGGTTTGAAATGCTCCGACGGGCTGCGGAACGGCACGCTGTGCAACTGGCCTTCAAAACGATTGAGGAAGAAGCCGTGGCTGCCGACGCCCAAGGTGTCCGCTACCTTGTTTACGACGCCAAGCCCTGAAGGCTCAGGGCGCACCGATCTGAACAGCGCCGCCAGACTGCCCGGCACTTCGCGGCGTTCCTTGGCCAGCGGCAGGTTGCTCTCGGCGAAGATCTCGACTTCGATCAGCAGGAACTGACGCTCTTCAGCCGCCTTGCGCTCGTACAGCGGATGTTGGGTCAGCTCAAACCAGCGTCCGGCTTCCATTTGCCGCACGCCGCTCTGGCCCTGAATACGACGCGCCTGGGATTCACGCTGCTCGATCTGCACGCGGCTAAGCCATTCGCCACGGTCCTGCTTCTGCCAGCCGTATTGGCCTTGATACTCGTAACGCTCCAGCGCCTGTGGGGCCGAAGCGGCCTGCAAGGCGGGCATCACGGTTTCCCGTGGCTGGCCGTGGGCCAGGTAATCGACACTGCGCCAATGCAGCTTGCCGCTGAGCAACTGCGAGCCACTGCTCCACTGGGTAATGCCGTCCTGCTTTTCGGTGGCGTTCTGGGTGTGAAAGCGAATGCTCTGGGGCGCCAGCGCGGGCAGGGTATCGACGGTGTCGGTAAAGACGATGCAATGCTTGTCTGCCGTATGTTCGACGTACCAGAAAAGACCTTCCTGCTCACACCAGCGCTGCACGAAGTTGGCATCACTCTCATTGAACTGGGTGACGTAGGACAGCGGTGCGTATTCGCGGCGCAGGTCCAGGCGGTAATTGCCCTTGGCCTGTTCGTACAGTGAGAAAACGGCTTCCAGAATCGTCGGCAGATTCTTGTCCTGCCAGATGCGGCAATCCAGGCGGTATTCAAGCAGGCTGACCCACGGCGCGAAGACCAGTTGCCAGTCGTGCAGGCCACCGTCATTGCCCAGATAGCGCACGCTCTCGACCAGGCCATGACGCTGCGCGGGAGAACCGTCATCACAGAGGATCGCCAAGCTGACCGGCTGACCAATGAGTTTTTCAGGATCGTATTCGGTGTCCTGTACCACCACGTCGAGGGTGTAGCGGGGCACACGCCCGATGCGCTCGACCCCATGCACGCGCAGCGCCTGGAGCTGATGCTCGCCCAGCGGCGTGGTGAGTTGCAGCAAGCGTCCGCTCTGGCTGAGAGGGGTGCCAAAGGTCAGGTCCATTGTGTAACTCCTTTACTTGCGCAAACTGTACGTCCTGTCTTTCAAATGGCCATTTCGTGCGGCTAATTGAAAAAAACACAACGTTCAGCGTCGATCCTGTTTGCCGCCGATGCGTCAGCGCTGTTAGTTACCGAGTTCGGGAATCAGTTCCCGCAGTGACAGGAAATTCATGATCTTAAGTATCTTCGGCGCAACGCGCGCTGCGCCGGATGATAAGGCTACATTTCAGCACATTTCGCAACGAGTTCGTATCTTGCTTCAGGGGCCGTAATTATCGATGTCTGAACCGGTGATTAATAGCCTTGGTTGCTCGCCTGGCGGTGTGCTGCATTTCTGAAAATCTTGTGGGAGTTGAGCTACAGACACGCCTGGGGACATTCTGAAAAAGACTTCCTGATTTGGCAAAATCCCCGGACACCCATCGCCGAGCTTTTCGATGATGAAGCAAATGACCTTCGCCGATGCCGAGTACGCCGGTAAGCGCAAGCAAACCCGCAAAGAACTGTTCCTGATGAGATGGATCGGGTCGTGCCCTGGAAAGGTTTGATTGCCCTGAGCGAATCCCATTACCCGAAGGGCGAGGGCGGCCGCCCTGCCTATCCGTTGATGGCGATGCTGCAGGTTCACCTCATACAGAACTGGTTCGGTTACAGTGATCAGGCGATGGAAGAGGCGCTGTACGAAACGACGATCTTGCGCCAGTTTTCCGGTCTAAACCTGGAGCGAATTCCGGATGAAACCACCATCCTCAACTTCCGTCGCCTGCTGGAAAAACACGAGTTGGCCACGGGTATTCTCGGCGTGATCAATGGCTATCTGGGCGACCGTGGCTTGTCACTGCGGCCGTGTCTTTCGCGGAGTGAGTAAGGATCAGGCACGATTAAAAGGAGGCTGCAGGAGAGGGCGATCCATCTTCTTTACTCACCACATTCATGGGTGTTAAGTCGAGGTCGTGGATGCGTAGGAGGCAAGCCAGCTGACGGGGCCTGGGGGCACAGAAAGACTAGATGTCAACGCTCTAAGAAGGCTCGGAGGCCATGTGGTACGGGACTTTGAAGGGTGTGAGAGATGGAGCGGGTAGAGGGAATCGAACCCTCAACTAAAGCTTGGGAAGCTTTCGTTTTGCCACTAAACTATACCCGCTTTTAACTCGACGCCTTTGGCGCGGCTGACTTTGTACCAGATGCGGCGGGTTAATTGAAGCGTTATATGCCGCACCGATCAAATGCTGTGCGGCCGCCCCCTGATTCGCCGTCCAATGGCACTCATCAGGGGCTGCAACAGACCCTTTTCCTCCCGTCTGCTGCCCTTTCATCTCCCATTCCAATCACACCGCAAACGCCTGTTGCGACTGATCCGTTCTGTAGTGAACGCGCCGGGGTTCGGGCGCGGGCATCAGAAATCCGATCAGCGCATCTTTCGATGCCAGGCACGCCGCCTTGTTCTCCATGTCCAGAAAGTGCCCGGCATCCTGAATGGTGCTGAAGTGGCAGTCGCGGATGTAGTGGGCGAAGTGCCGGGCGTCGGCCGCCGAGGTGTACTCGTCCCACGCGCCGTTCATGAACAGCACCGGCACGTTGATGCGCTTGGCCGCTTTCATCTGAGGATGATTGCTCGCGTCCAGCACATGGTTGATGTGGTGGTGCATCTGCGCGTACTCGTGCAAGTCCAGGGAGCTGACGTGCTTGTGGTTGTAGCGCTTGAACAGCGAAGGCAGGTGTTTGCCCAGCGTGCTGTTGAGCAACTCCCCGACGCCGTGACGATTGTAAGTGCTGAAGTGTTGCCGGCCGCGCTCGAGGTAGTCGCGCAGCGGGTCGCTGATGACGGGCGAGAACGAGCTGATCACGGCCTTTTCGATGCGCTTGGGCCGGTGCGCCAGGGCGACCAACGCCGCCGCACCACCCCATGAGAACGACAGCAGCAGTTCGGCGTTGAAGTGGTCGATGAGCTCCAGAAGCAACTGACCTTCGAGCTCTTTGGTCAGGGGGCGTTCATGGGCATTGTGGGGTTTTGATTTACCGGCGTAAGGCGGGTCGTACAGCACGACGTTGAATTGCGGATGAAGGTTGCGCACGGTCTGAGCGAAGGAGGTGGTCGTGGCGAGCGAGCCGTTGACCAGAATGATGGTCTTCTCGGCGGCGTCTGCGCGATAGAGCTCCGTGTAAACCCGGAACTGGCCTTGTATGTCCAGCACAGCGATTTCTGGCTTCATCTCCATGTCTCCTGACGAAAAAACGGGGTGCGCGTAGACACGTTGCACGCGTTTCGTGACAGGTAGGCAATTGGGCGCAGGTTTCAGATCAACGCGATTTCGTCGGCACTCAGGGCTCTGTACTGTCCGGGCGCCAGCGCGGGGTCGAGCACCAGTGGCCCCATGCGCTCGCGATGCAGCCGGGTCACCTTGTTGTCGAAGTGGCCGAACATGCGTTTGACCTGGTGGTAACGCCCTTCGACGATGCTCAACCGGGCGCGATGACTGGCAAGAATCGTCAGCTCGGCGGGCTGTGTCGTCAGGTCCTCGAACGCGAAATAAAACCCTTCAGCGAATTTCTCGCTGTAATGCGCGCCGATCTCGTCTTCGGTTTCGACGTCATAGACCTTCGCCAGCTTGGTGGTCGGTTGCGTCAGGCGGCGCGACCACTGGCCATCATTGGTGATGAGCAGCAGCCCGGAGGTGTTGAAATCCAGGCGGCCGGCGATGTGCAGATCCTCCTTGTCGGGTTCATCCAGCAGGTCGAGCACGGTGGGGTGCTGCGGATCGACGGTTGCACTGACGCAGCCCTGGGGCTTGTGCAGCATGAAATACCGGGCGGGTTTGCCGAGCTGAAGGACTTCGTCGTCGATCCGCACCTGACTGAATTCGCGCACCTCATGCAGCGGGTCTTTTACCGGCAACCCGTCGACCTGCACGCGGCCTGCGATCAGCACCAGGCGCACGTCTTTGCGGCTGAAGTGCGGCAGGTTGCTGAGGAAACGGTCAAGACGCATCGTGACGCTTCGCCTCAACGCCTGCGCACTGCGGGCAAAGACACGCTTGCCCACGCACTGCTTCGGGCAACGCTGCCAATACCGCAGGATCAATGGCGACGGTAAAACACCAGCACGCTTGATCCACTGTGCGCGGATCAGCCAGGGTGCAGCGGTTACTGGCGCCGCACACGGGGCAGGTGCTCGTGTCGATGATGTGAGTGTCCATGTAAGGCACGGCCTCTGGGTGTTGCTGATGATCGATGCAGTGACCGGCGCCGAACAGCGCCTTCGTCGCGCGTAGGATCAGGGTTTAAGCGGGTTTCTTATGTCGCCAATGCTAGCGCGCGGCCCTGTCCCGCGCCATCAGCATGTGATCTCGGCCAACGCGCCTAAGGGGTGATCGGCGAAGGGCCCTGCGGTGCGACAAAAGAGGGTGCGCGCCCCAGCATCGAACCCACCGCAGGACAACGACAATGCACCAGCAGGATCTTGTCGTAATGAATGCCCTGCCGATTCAGTTCCCCGAACAGGTCCTGCAGGGTCGGGTTGGCCATGCCAAACCGGTTGCGCACGGTCAGCACATCCATGGGCGTTGCAGGGAGCGGGCTCGGTAACGGAGGTTGGTGACTGTTGCGCACGATCTGGCTGATGTCCCGATAACTCTCATAGTGTTCGCTCTGAAATTTCGCCAGGGTGTAGTTCTTGATGCGCCCCGGTAACGAGGTGCCGGCCATTAGCGTTTCTCGCGCAAGCAGGTCCGGAGAGGGGCCGACACCCGGACCGGGCACCGGCCGGGCAGTGGTCAGCACGGCATACGGTCGCACCGACTGGCTGGCAATCCGGTGCAGCATCGGGTCAACCAGCTCGTGACCGTGAGGGGCGTAAGTTCGCAGTTCGGTGCCGTTGGGAATGGCCGTGGTGCGCGTCCATGGCAAGTAGTAGCCGTGGCTGCTGACGACCAGCGTGCGCGCCTGGGTGCGGTCCGATGTCCACAGCAGAAACTTGCGTCCGAGCTTCCACACCTGAACCGCTGAGGTACCGAATTCGGCGTTGCCTGCCACGCTCCACGTCTTCATCAGGCCTGCCCCTTTGAAGAATGGCTTGAGCAGCGTCTTGCGTGGGTGGGTCGCCCTGCGCAGCCAGTCGCTAAAGCCACGGACCGGCGGCGCAGCGTGCGCGCGGGTCAGCCCACGGCTCAGCGCTGCGGCGGGCGCGGTGAGTTTGTTGAACGCCTGCAACAGGCGTGGGGTGGCCGGTGCCATGTGCAACAGCCCCAGGGACAGAATGGCGAACAACGCCTGCCGACGTTCTTGCTGACGATCGCCCGGGAGATTCGCCGCTTGGACATTCAACGCAACGCTGGCCGCGCTGGCGGTCAACGCGGCGAGGGAGGCGGCCGGCAACACCAGGGCCATCGGTGCCAACAGCAGTTGCAGGCGATTGAGGTGTTGAATCCAGACGCCGAGTGCCTGCTCGCGGTCGGTCACGATGCTGTCCTCGGCGTCGTACCGGCTGTTAAGACGCAGGCCCTCACAGATGAATGCCATGGGCGAGCCGGACACTTGATGCTCGCACAGCTGATGCTGCCGGGCCGCATGGGTGTCCGGGTTGTACAGCGGCTCGGTCCAGGGACGCAGGATCGATACCGGCTCGGCCGGCGCACGAACGCCGCCCCACAGGTCGAGGATGTAGCCGAGCCTGGCGTGAAAGCGGCGCGGCATGTAGTTGAGCGCGGTCTCGCGCCATGCAGGGTCGGCGGCTGCGGCAGCCAGGTGGTCGATGAGCTGCTGACGATCGCTGAATGGCACGAATGGCGTGGACTGCCCGGCCTGATAGAGCACGCCGCCTTCGCGATTTTTATGACTCATCATCATCAATCCGACGCAGGGAGGGCAGTCAGCGCTCAGTGGCAGGCCGTTGCCCGCGTAAAAGCCCACAGCGCTCCAGCGGATGCCTGCTGTCACGGAGCGCGGCATTTCCGGCAGATGACCCCGTTGAACCTGCTCCACGGCATCGGTGACCGTCCCGAAACTCTCCACGCAAAGATCACCGCTCTTCAGGGCCAGTAGCGCCTGGCTGACGAACGTCGACCAGAGCGAGCGCTTGATGTCGGCGCGTTGCTGCTGCCAGAACGGGTCGAGTCGGCGCTGCATGAGCCCGAGAAAGTCGATGCCCTGAATGTACGTCTCGACGCTGGCCGCGCTGATATTCAACTCCGCCCCGGGCGACCACGTCCCTTGGCCGCTCGGGTCTGCGTAGACGACCCAGCGACCGCCTTCATCATCGTACCCCTGAGGCTGAAGTGCCCTGAACCGGCTCACCAGTGCCTGACTCAGCGTGACGGGCGTTTCATCCGGCGTGACGATGACGTTCGCCGCGGCAATCCGCGGCTGACCCCAAGGCGTCCTCGACGTGCCGGGCAGGTAGCGAACGAACACCCGCTGCGGGTCTGTGATCAGCGTGTGGGTTTGCTTCAACGGGACCCGATTGAGCCGGGGAGACATCTGCCTGAGCCACTGACCCATGAGCCGGTTTGCAACCCCGAGGGGCGTAGGGATTCGCGCCAGCAACGGCTCGTGGTGCTGCCAGTGATCGAGGGCGCTGACCAATGCCATCGCGGGTTCGATGGGCATCAGTGCTGCATGGTCGTCGTCGATGAGTGCCTCGGGCGATTCAACCGCGTCGCTGCCGGTCAGTCGTGCCGCCCAGAGCCGTTGCTGGGCCACACGCAGTTGAGTGAACACGTCGTCTGGAGGATCCGCCAGCGTGAGGGTGGTTTGCGCGCCATCGAGTGAGAGATTCAACCGATGCCAGGCCGATGCGTTGATCGCCTCCAGCACCTTGTCCGCCTTCCAGGGCGCGTCATCGCTGATGTACTCATGGCAGTGAGGCGCGCTGCCCAGCACATGGACATAGCAATGCCCCGTGGTGTTGGATCGGACATGGAAGATACCGGGGATGATCTCGCCGTTCAGCGCCAGTCCGCGCACCTCCGAGCGTCCCGATGGCCTGAGATGCTGCAAGTCCTGAAGGGTTTGCGGAAAACCCTTGAGCCCCAGCACATCGAGTGCCAGCAGATGGCCCTCGTTATCGATGCGCTTGCGCGAATGCAAACGGGTCAGGCCCTCGAGAAACGCCAGCTTGGTGAGCATCTCCCATGTGTCACCGTGCTGCTCCCAGAACTGACGCTGCACCTGCTCATATTCCAGCGTCCATCGGGCTTCGATGAGCAGCTCGAAAAACACCGAGACGGTCAGGGAGGGCGTCGAGGCCGACAGCGGGCGATCAGCCTCGGCGCAGCGTTGAAGGGCGAGGAGTCCGGGCGGGTTCAGCGTCTCCCGACCCAGCTCGCGCAGCGTCATGCGCCGCTCGAAACGCTCCCGACCGTTGGTTTCCACAGCTGGCTCCAGCGCGGTGCTCACGCGAAGGTGCAGCTCATCGATGTCGATTGCCGCGCCAAACCTGGCCCGCAACGTCTC encodes the following:
- a CDS encoding phospholipase D-like domain-containing protein; the protein is MESPLPSLSNITVPVALSHTNSARIVQRWFVENSEFSPIPATYRPLVNGEEAFRAVFEAIAKAEKSVEIICWGFQPSMYFIRDGSHPCIGELLRIKAANGVKVRILGWEMPFNSAGMAGEGNLPGKGSLRLNSRAMQSSTKDQFKYDREWFSEYAVSDGKAAERVNGKSPVFVSRGFSANERLEIKHWVKYEALDPNISVGMQLVLSASASHHQKSVLVDYELPSAVGFVMGHNSLDEYWDTDQHSALNREEGTKPAPYLGSRGSTPRQDISCMLSGPILHDVHQNFAIAWRKETGEDLLACRDCDPTSNRLQFQNGTRLMMQVLRTQAQVGQPKTNRKHKDDVGDHEKPVRDIQSGYMVAANNVTQFIYIENQYFRWPPLADHLKTLAGKYLKAGRKEPLYLFVVTNDTKDGVGMGTAKTQEMLASLGRAETIPAITKLRLIKEMKSEAPVRPRPDGPNDRAGQRKLDEWQADMDRKTKEIEETELRPETVPGLKIHVCSLVAIDSPTGKPWMPVYIHSKLMIVDDVYTTHGSANINTRSMMVDSELNICHEHPEFSQPLRRRLWNLHTEGQGVQDDPEEAFKAWENIIRQNNESRNDKFKLKPVAPLVEFYYTETSMTDFD
- a CDS encoding type VI secretion system Vgr family protein → MDLTFGTPLSQSGRLLQLTTPLGEHQLQALRVHGVERIGRVPRYTLDVVVQDTEYDPEKLIGQPVSLAILCDDGSPAQRHGLVESVRYLGNDGGLHDWQLVFAPWVSLLEYRLDCRIWQDKNLPTILEAVFSLYEQAKGNYRLDLRREYAPLSYVTQFNESDANFVQRWCEQEGLFWYVEHTADKHCIVFTDTVDTLPALAPQSIRFHTQNATEKQDGITQWSSGSQLLSGKLHWRSVDYLAHGQPRETVMPALQAASAPQALERYEYQGQYGWQKQDRGEWLSRVQIEQRESQARRIQGQSGVRQMEAGRWFELTQHPLYERKAAEERQFLLIEVEIFAESNLPLAKERREVPGSLAALFRSVRPEPSGLGVVNKVADTLGVGSHGFFLNRFEGQLHSVPFRSPSEHFKPKSLGQQTAVVVTPSGHEVFTDTLNRICVRFHWDRLSQDGELGSCWLRMMQQSSGPDWGSVHVPRAGEEVVITFLDNDIDRPLVMGQVYGGHKPAWHSSGLMAGYKSKEVGGGGFNQWVMDDSTGQVRTQIHSSHGHTQLNLGYLIDQRGNNRGGLRGTGFELRTDAYGALRAQQGLYLSTWKRSGAQGAQIDASEAQQQLKNSEQRVKTLSDTAQQHNALPMQEGLDSLTQLNSDADVTYGSDDGAPSQGPGEQQRNGGDTAWAIRSGGRGKTPGYQQPLLIASSPADIATATPKSTHLHSGKHLTLSTGEDVNIASGKSLLASVAQSISLFAQNAGAKLFAAKGKIELQAQSDAMELTAQQGVKITSTAAGIEIAAQDGILLTSGGGYIRIKDGNIEIHAPGTIDVKGAKKTFSGPAQLNRDHPAWPESSVTQALTFYAGQTNAGSSSAWAGMPYTVRDGASVVQKGVMDKTGAIGIDHHPTTSRYTLELANGVSYDIPVGGQYQGEQSNAEFANSGFHRHSNQTGSTNARAGTESKFRALYTSLNNPESESET
- a CDS encoding alpha/beta fold hydrolase; translated protein: MKPEIAVLDIQGQFRVYTELYRADAAEKTIILVNGSLATTTSFAQTVRNLHPQFNVVLYDPPYAGKSKPHNAHERPLTKELEGQLLLELIDHFNAELLLSFSWGGAAALVALAHRPKRIEKAVISSFSPVISDPLRDYLERGRQHFSTYNRHGVGELLNSTLGKHLPSLFKRYNHKHVSSLDLHEYAQMHHHINHVLDASNHPQMKAAKRINVPVLFMNGAWDEYTSAADARHFAHYIRDCHFSTIQDAGHFLDMENKAACLASKDALIGFLMPAPEPRRVHYRTDQSQQAFAV
- a CDS encoding pseudouridine synthase, with product MRLDRFLSNLPHFSRKDVRLVLIAGRVQVDGLPVKDPLHEVREFSQVRIDDEVLQLGKPARYFMLHKPQGCVSATVDPQHPTVLDLLDEPDKEDLHIAGRLDFNTSGLLLITNDGQWSRRLTQPTTKLAKVYDVETEDEIGAHYSEKFAEGFYFAFEDLTTQPAELTILASHRARLSIVEGRYHQVKRMFGHFDNKVTRLHRERMGPLVLDPALAPGQYRALSADEIALI
- a CDS encoding cysteine-rich CWC family protein, whose translation is MDTHIIDTSTCPVCGASNRCTLADPRTVDQACWCFTVAIDPAVLAALPEAVRGQACLCPQCAGVEAKRHDAS
- a CDS encoding dermonecrotic toxin domain-containing protein; translation: MNDSSSSPPGSSLDLTSNDSLPHGSAFSVSPFAERVRPAEPLEHAAVAPAEPHTLNHKRLMRHALSPVAELLYGSVWVLKAWQIDLALPPSVVCHLDQRLEETLRARFGAAIDIDELHLRVSTALEPAVETNGRERFERRMTLRELGRETLNPPGLLALQRCAEADRPLSASTPSLTVSVFFELLIEARWTLEYEQVQRQFWEQHGDTWEMLTKLAFLEGLTRLHSRKRIDNEGHLLALDVLGLKGFPQTLQDLQHLRPSGRSEVRGLALNGEIIPGIFHVRSNTTGHCYVHVLGSAPHCHEYISDDAPWKADKVLEAINASAWHRLNLSLDGAQTTLTLADPPDDVFTQLRVAQQRLWAARLTGSDAVESPEALIDDDHAALMPIEPAMALVSALDHWQHHEPLLARIPTPLGVANRLMGQWLRQMSPRLNRVPLKQTHTLITDPQRVFVRYLPGTSRTPWGQPRIAAANVIVTPDETPVTLSQALVSRFRALQPQGYDDEGGRWVVYADPSGQGTWSPGAELNISAASVETYIQGIDFLGLMQRRLDPFWQQQRADIKRSLWSTFVSQALLALKSGDLCVESFGTVTDAVEQVQRGHLPEMPRSVTAGIRWSAVGFYAGNGLPLSADCPPCVGLMMMSHKNREGGVLYQAGQSTPFVPFSDRQQLIDHLAAAAADPAWRETALNYMPRRFHARLGYILDLWGGVRAPAEPVSILRPWTEPLYNPDTHAARQHQLCEHQVSGSPMAFICEGLRLNSRYDAEDSIVTDREQALGVWIQHLNRLQLLLAPMALVLPAASLAALTASAASVALNVQAANLPGDRQQERRQALFAILSLGLLHMAPATPRLLQAFNKLTAPAAALSRGLTRAHAAPPVRGFSDWLRRATHPRKTLLKPFFKGAGLMKTWSVAGNAEFGTSAVQVWKLGRKFLLWTSDRTQARTLVVSSHGYYLPWTRTTAIPNGTELRTYAPHGHELVDPMLHRIASQSVRPYAVLTTARPVPGPGVGPSPDLLARETLMAGTSLPGRIKNYTLAKFQSEHYESYRDISQIVRNSHQPPLPSPLPATPMDVLTVRNRFGMANPTLQDLFGELNRQGIHYDKILLVHCRCPAVGSMLGRAPSFVAPQGPSPITP